A genome region from Panacibacter microcysteis includes the following:
- a CDS encoding VOC family protein codes for MNLTCKQVILFCADVKKLVHFYTECFGFSIIGTFDENWTVLDAGQVELAFHKIPPEHLPTPPGAFTVTDTNVKLVFETGAALSSFHEQLLAKGTDVGAIQQYPGYPFQVCDGRDPEGNVFQLRQLL; via the coding sequence ATGAACCTAACTTGTAAACAGGTCATACTTTTTTGTGCTGATGTTAAGAAGCTGGTTCATTTTTACACCGAATGTTTTGGCTTTTCAATTATTGGTACGTTCGATGAAAACTGGACCGTTTTAGATGCGGGCCAGGTAGAGCTGGCATTTCATAAGATTCCGCCAGAGCACCTGCCAACGCCGCCAGGAGCGTTTACAGTAACAGACACTAATGTAAAGCTGGTTTTTGAAACCGGTGCGGCGTTGTCGTCATTTCACGAACAACTGCTTGCAAAAGGGACAGATGTGGGTGCAATACAGCAATATCCCGGCTATCCTTTCCAGGTATGTGATGGGAGAGACCCCGAAGGAAATGTATTCCAGCTCAGGCAGCTTTTGTAA
- a CDS encoding response regulator produces MPDIKVAIFEDNKPRRELLQMLLETSDGFECTGAWEHCGQVIKNIVTNMPDVILMDIDMPGVNGIEGMRLVKKQFPGIKVLMQTIFEDESKIFDAVLAGADGYILKKTPPLKLLDAIREVLDGGAPMTPTVARQVLQLFNNKHYKNTTDNFDLTEREHEILKLLVKGLSYKMIAAECNISYATVNSHITHIYEKLHVSNAAEAVAKALGQHII; encoded by the coding sequence ATGCCGGATATTAAGGTAGCCATATTTGAAGACAATAAACCAAGAAGAGAACTGTTGCAGATGCTGTTGGAAACATCTGACGGCTTTGAATGCACCGGCGCATGGGAGCATTGCGGGCAGGTAATTAAAAACATTGTAACCAACATGCCTGATGTGATACTGATGGACATAGATATGCCGGGTGTAAATGGCATAGAAGGCATGCGGCTGGTAAAGAAACAGTTTCCGGGTATTAAAGTGCTGATGCAAACCATTTTTGAAGATGAAAGTAAAATATTTGATGCTGTGCTTGCAGGCGCTGACGGTTATATACTGAAGAAAACACCACCACTTAAACTGCTGGATGCAATAAGAGAGGTACTGGATGGCGGCGCACCGATGACGCCTACGGTGGCCAGGCAGGTTTTACAACTGTTCAACAATAAACACTATAAAAACACCACGGATAATTTTGACCTTACCGAACGTGAACATGAAATTCTGAAACTGCTGGTAAAAGGCCTGAGTTATAAAATGATTGCTGCAGAATGCAATATTTCATACGCTACCGTAAACAGCCACATTACGCACATCTATGAAAAACTACATGTAAGCAACGCGGCGGAAGCAGTGGCGAAAGCGTTAGGACAACATATTATTTAA
- a CDS encoding AraC family transcriptional regulator — protein sequence MNNYYKYLPVSKEDEQWGLCVLGAGYNRINKEEAYPSEEHPSHHYFNWSKGRVLDEYQVIYISKGEGVFESASCPQQTVAAGTIILLFPGEWHRFKPAANTGWDEYWVGCKGAIMDNLAAQRFLQPPQALVWIGVQERVVQLLAAIIEQTKDEQPGYQQLVSGMVLHLLGEINAITRRSQVAAENISEVIINRARTILRENIDQVIAMENVAATLNVSYAWFRKAFKMYTGIAPNQYLLQLKIEKAKMLLSDPLKSVKEVAFALNFESTYYFSALFKEKTGVSPAQYRKNTQA from the coding sequence ATGAATAATTACTACAAATACCTGCCGGTTAGTAAAGAAGATGAGCAGTGGGGGCTTTGTGTATTGGGCGCAGGCTACAACCGCATCAATAAAGAAGAGGCATACCCGTCTGAAGAACATCCTTCCCATCATTATTTCAACTGGAGCAAGGGCCGGGTGCTGGATGAATACCAGGTTATCTACATATCAAAAGGAGAGGGTGTCTTCGAGTCTGCAAGCTGCCCGCAACAGACCGTGGCAGCGGGTACGATCATCTTATTATTTCCCGGTGAATGGCATCGTTTTAAACCTGCAGCAAATACGGGGTGGGATGAATACTGGGTTGGCTGCAAAGGTGCTATTATGGATAATCTTGCCGCACAGAGATTTCTGCAGCCTCCGCAGGCACTGGTATGGATCGGTGTACAGGAAAGAGTGGTGCAATTGCTGGCCGCCATTATTGAGCAAACAAAAGACGAGCAGCCGGGCTACCAGCAACTGGTATCTGGTATGGTGCTTCATTTGCTGGGAGAGATCAATGCCATTACAAGAAGAAGCCAGGTTGCTGCAGAAAATATCAGCGAAGTGATCATTAACAGGGCAAGAACAATACTGCGCGAAAACATTGACCAGGTTATAGCCATGGAGAACGTTGCGGCAACACTGAACGTTAGCTATGCATGGTTCAGGAAAGCTTTTAAAATGTATACAGGTATTGCCCCCAACCAATACCTGTTGCAATTGAAAATCGAAAAAGCAAAAATGCTTTTGTCAGATCCTTTGAAATCTGTAAAAGAAGTTGCATTTGCCCTCAACTTCGAATCAACCTATTACTTCTCTGCCTTGTTCAAAGAAAAGACCGGCGTATCACCGGCGCAATACAGGAAAAACACACAGGCATAG
- the map gene encoding type I methionyl aminopeptidase, with protein MSITKEAELAGMRNISEAVAYTLKAMRNHAQPGMTTKQLDDFGAAILAGFGAASAPYVTYGFPGCTCISVNNEFCHGIPSHEKVLAEGDLINIDVSAALSGFFADNGCSFVLGKDVHQHQRLVDASKEILHKAIYSIKGGVRIADIGYLIETEAKKRGYKVIKNLTGHGVGRSLHEEPGEIANYRDRANLRRFKKHSVVAIETFITTTSTFAETLNDGWTMVGNKGGFMAQHEHTIVVTDGAPLILTAMNEIWN; from the coding sequence ATGTCGATTACAAAAGAAGCAGAACTGGCGGGCATGCGCAATATTAGTGAAGCTGTTGCATACACACTAAAAGCAATGCGTAACCATGCGCAACCTGGTATGACAACAAAACAACTGGATGACTTTGGTGCAGCAATATTAGCGGGGTTTGGTGCTGCATCAGCGCCATATGTTACGTATGGTTTTCCCGGTTGTACGTGTATAAGTGTAAACAATGAATTTTGCCACGGCATTCCCTCTCATGAAAAAGTGCTGGCAGAGGGTGATCTCATAAACATAGATGTTTCGGCAGCGCTCAGCGGTTTTTTTGCTGATAACGGTTGCTCGTTTGTGTTGGGCAAAGATGTACACCAGCATCAGCGCCTGGTAGATGCATCAAAAGAAATATTACACAAAGCGATCTACAGCATAAAAGGTGGTGTGCGCATTGCAGACATTGGCTACCTGATAGAAACCGAAGCAAAGAAACGCGGCTATAAAGTAATTAAAAACCTTACCGGCCACGGCGTTGGCCGAAGCCTGCACGAAGAGCCCGGCGAAATTGCCAACTACAGGGATCGTGCTAACCTGCGCAGGTTTAAGAAACACTCCGTGGTGGCCATCGAAACATTCATTACCACCACTTCTACATTTGCTGAAACGCTAAACGACGGCTGGACGATGGTGGGCAACAAAGGCGGATTTATGGCACAGCATGAACACACCATCGTTGTTACTGACGGTGCGCCGCTTATTCTTACAGCCATGAACGAAATATGGAATTAG
- a CDS encoding arabinose isomerase, with amino-acid sequence MATNKFTSYSTCTIGLFGIGLDTYWPQFEGLKERLEGYLATVEQQLSGIHASIVNAGLVDNIDKAFETGKLFKTRDVQVIFLLVTTYALSSTVLPVVQKAKVPVIILNLSPEAAIDYDAFNALQDRTKMTGEWLAHCNACTVPEIANVFSRAGIPFHQVTGMLHETSCWNEIAEWVAAANVKHTMEYNRLGCMGHYYGGMLDIYTDLTQQCATFGGHMEMIEVEELAMLRRSVSREAAIQRMQYFYEAFDVQEDCPGEALEEAAITSVALDALADKYQLGSLAYYYKGAGNRANEDAIASIIPGTSLLTARGIPVAGEYEIKNAQAMKIMDSFGAGGSFTEYYAMDYHADVVLMGHDGPGHIKIAEGKTKIKPLQVYHGKVGKGLSVEMAVKHGPVTLLSVLSTRKGTVELLVAEGASVAGPILEIGNTNSRYTFSIGARNFVNNWNSYGPAHHCAVGVGHIAAKIKKLGALLGIEVRQVC; translated from the coding sequence ATGGCTACCAATAAATTTACAAGTTATTCCACGTGTACCATTGGCTTATTTGGTATTGGGCTGGACACTTACTGGCCGCAATTTGAAGGATTGAAGGAAAGACTGGAAGGTTACCTGGCAACGGTGGAGCAGCAGTTATCGGGCATTCATGCATCAATCGTAAATGCCGGGCTTGTTGATAACATCGATAAAGCGTTTGAAACAGGGAAACTTTTTAAAACACGGGATGTACAGGTTATTTTTTTACTGGTAACAACGTACGCTTTGTCATCTACGGTTTTACCGGTGGTACAAAAAGCAAAAGTGCCGGTGATCATCCTAAACCTTTCGCCGGAAGCAGCGATAGATTATGATGCATTCAATGCACTGCAGGACAGAACAAAGATGACGGGCGAATGGCTGGCACACTGCAATGCCTGTACAGTGCCGGAGATAGCCAATGTTTTCAGCAGGGCAGGTATACCTTTTCACCAGGTTACAGGTATGCTGCATGAGACATCATGCTGGAATGAGATAGCAGAATGGGTGGCCGCTGCTAACGTGAAACACACAATGGAATACAACCGGCTTGGTTGTATGGGGCATTACTACGGCGGCATGCTGGATATTTATACAGACCTTACACAGCAATGCGCAACTTTTGGCGGACATATGGAAATGATTGAAGTGGAAGAGCTGGCCATGCTGCGCCGATCGGTTTCCAGGGAAGCTGCCATACAAAGAATGCAGTATTTCTATGAAGCCTTCGACGTGCAGGAGGATTGCCCCGGGGAAGCACTGGAAGAGGCGGCAATTACGTCTGTAGCGCTGGATGCGCTGGCAGACAAATACCAACTCGGCTCTCTTGCCTACTACTACAAAGGCGCAGGCAACAGGGCCAATGAGGATGCCATTGCATCGATCATTCCAGGTACGTCACTGCTTACCGCGAGAGGTATTCCTGTGGCCGGGGAATACGAAATAAAAAACGCGCAGGCCATGAAGATCATGGACAGTTTTGGCGCCGGTGGTTCTTTTACAGAATACTATGCCATGGATTACCACGCTGATGTGGTACTGATGGGCCACGATGGGCCCGGGCACATTAAAATTGCAGAAGGAAAAACCAAAATAAAACCATTGCAGGTTTACCACGGCAAGGTTGGCAAAGGCTTATCTGTGGAAATGGCCGTAAAACATGGGCCAGTGACTTTACTTTCAGTGCTTTCCACGCGCAAAGGAACTGTTGAATTACTGGTTGCGGAAGGAGCATCTGTTGCAGGGCCCATACTGGAGATTGGCAATACAAACAGCCGTTACACATTCAGTATTGGCGCAAGGAATTTTGTAAACAACTGGAACAGCTATGGCCCTGCACATCATTGCGCGGTAGGTGTTGGCCATATAGCTGCCAAAATAAAAAAACTCGGGGCATTGCTTGGTATAGAAGTGCGGCAGGTTTGTTAA
- a CDS encoding DUF2255 family protein, which translates to MKKEAALAYINNNSLAGIKAGSDRHDFLDIWMVVVDDRIFARSWGFAERSWYNTFLKDPAGQIKCGDTVFSIRASVPTDNDLLTPKINSAYLAKYHAASNLTYTSAIITGRHIEKTMEFVIVED; encoded by the coding sequence ATGAAAAAGGAAGCTGCGTTGGCGTACATCAACAACAATAGCCTGGCAGGTATCAAAGCAGGTTCAGACAGGCATGACTTTCTGGATATCTGGATGGTTGTAGTTGATGACCGGATTTTTGCCCGCTCATGGGGCTTTGCAGAAAGAAGCTGGTACAACACTTTTTTAAAAGATCCGGCAGGGCAAATAAAATGTGGTGATACTGTTTTTTCCATCAGGGCATCTGTTCCAACGGACAACGATTTGCTTACGCCAAAAATAAACAGCGCTTACCTGGCAAAGTATCATGCTGCTTCCAATCTAACCTATACATCGGCAATCATTACAGGCAGGCATATTGAAAAAACGATGGAGTTTGTAATTGTAGAAGACTGA
- a CDS encoding LytR/AlgR family response regulator transcription factor, protein MENRKFAFIKSDKKFIKLYFDDITVIKGLGNYVEIYTTYHKRFVYYKPMKVLIESLPDEFMRIHNSYIVNLTNIEYFEDNQIVIKDLKINVAKSYRDCLINAVNKRML, encoded by the coding sequence ATGGAAAACAGAAAGTTTGCGTTTATAAAGTCTGACAAGAAATTTATTAAACTATATTTTGACGACATCACCGTGATCAAAGGGCTGGGCAACTATGTAGAGATCTATACAACATACCATAAAAGATTTGTTTATTATAAGCCTATGAAAGTGCTTATTGAAAGCTTGCCCGATGAGTTTATGCGGATCCATAATTCATACATCGTTAACCTTACCAACATTGAGTACTTCGAAGATAATCAGATAGTCATCAAAGATTTAAAAATTAACGTTGCTAAAAGTTACAGGGACTGCCTTATTAATGCGGTCAACAAGCGAATGCTTTAA
- a CDS encoding family 43 glycosylhydrolase, with protein MRLIILLLLLVCSLHVYPQAYTTTITNFHTRFDVAGEAIDAHDGEIACFDGTYYLYGTSYGCGFEWGNKGAPFCGFKVYTSTDLVHWTDKGALFDAGTAIWQSRCDGSTYGCFRPHVIYNRKTGMYVLWINVYDNSVGFRVFTSHSPAGPFTETPVPRLAVNSDAPVAGLNNGDHDTFVDTDGTGYIAYTDWRAKGAIVIEKLTPDYLSGTGEHVKEVTPGQTEAPSLFHRNGIYYITYSDPNCGYCAGTGTSYKTAPAPLGPWSAGKKISDSSCGGQPSFVSVIRLKDDVMYLYGSDLWNNAAKNEALGNYYWAPLSFGPDGAILPMKCMEQASFTLAAGAAGKQQDNTTTDDRYMSLCDIGGAVQRRQSFTATKSGTLEKLTYTTFKTGYPDAGLQLSVTDAGGKILSTELIAADSIGWSPGNITIYPGIKVKAGSTYQLLLQSASTKGCYGLEYSYNGNGSAYSKDNGASFTTAQKGKLKYQLFINKSGH; from the coding sequence ATGCGATTGATCATTTTGTTGCTGTTGCTTGTTTGTTCACTGCATGTATACCCCCAGGCTTACACCACAACCATCACCAACTTTCATACAAGGTTTGATGTTGCGGGAGAAGCTATTGATGCACATGACGGCGAAATTGCATGCTTCGATGGCACTTATTATCTCTATGGCACCAGTTATGGTTGTGGCTTTGAATGGGGCAATAAAGGCGCGCCGTTCTGCGGCTTTAAAGTGTATACCTCCACCGACCTTGTACACTGGACAGATAAGGGCGCATTGTTTGATGCAGGCACTGCCATCTGGCAATCACGTTGCGACGGCTCTACCTATGGCTGCTTCCGGCCGCACGTGATCTACAACAGGAAAACGGGTATGTATGTGTTATGGATCAATGTGTATGATAACAGTGTAGGTTTTCGTGTATTTACCAGCCACTCACCGGCCGGTCCTTTTACCGAAACGCCTGTACCGCGGCTGGCCGTAAACTCAGATGCACCTGTGGCAGGATTGAATAATGGTGACCATGACACATTTGTAGACACTGACGGTACCGGTTATATTGCTTATACCGACTGGCGGGCGAAAGGGGCTATTGTAATTGAAAAACTGACACCGGATTATCTTTCCGGCACAGGCGAACATGTGAAAGAAGTGACACCGGGACAAACAGAAGCGCCTTCATTGTTTCACCGGAATGGAATCTATTACATTACCTATTCAGACCCGAACTGTGGTTATTGTGCCGGTACAGGTACATCTTACAAAACAGCACCTGCACCACTGGGGCCATGGAGTGCAGGTAAAAAAATAAGTGACAGTTCCTGCGGCGGGCAGCCCTCGTTTGTTTCCGTTATCAGGCTGAAAGACGATGTAATGTATTTGTATGGCAGCGACCTTTGGAATAACGCGGCGAAGAATGAGGCGCTGGGTAACTACTACTGGGCACCACTGAGTTTTGGGCCTGATGGCGCCATTCTTCCCATGAAATGTATGGAACAGGCGTCTTTTACACTTGCTGCCGGTGCTGCCGGTAAACAGCAGGACAATACGACCACAGACGACAGGTACATGTCTTTGTGCGACATAGGCGGAGCGGTACAGCGCAGGCAATCATTTACCGCCACAAAAAGCGGCACACTCGAAAAACTAACTTATACAACGTTTAAAACCGGCTACCCGGATGCGGGGCTGCAGTTATCTGTAACAGATGCTGGCGGAAAAATACTGAGTACGGAACTTATTGCTGCAGATTCAATCGGCTGGTCGCCCGGGAACATTACGATTTACCCTGGTATAAAAGTAAAAGCCGGAAGCACTTACCAGTTGCTGCTACAGTCAGCTTCTACCAAAGGGTGTTACGGGCTGGAATATAGCTATAACGGTAACGGGTCTGCTTACAGCAAAGACAATGGTGCCAGTTTTACAACGGCGCAAAAGGGAAAACTCAAATACCAGCTTTTTATTAACAAAAGTGGTCACTAA